GGATGCTCGCGGCCTTCGTATTTCTTGCAGAAAGCCTGGGTGGTCACAAAGTCGGTATCAATAAACGCCACTTTATTGGCGTACTTCACCGCAAAATCAATGTACTGCGCATGACCCAGCGCGATTTTGTCGTAGTCAGAATACTGCAATGCCATCTCGTCGCCGCCCAGATGGGAGAAGACGTAATCACGGCCATATTCCCAGGCACTGGTGGTGTTGAAGATGTTGGCGAGTTTGTTCACCATCATCGACTTACCGCTGGATTCACCGCCTAAAATAGCCACCGTGCGCACGAAGAATGGCTTCACTTCGGTCGGAATGTATTCCCAGTAGCGCGATGGGTTCTCACGAATTTGCGCCCCGCTGATGTTCATGAACGTGCGCTGCGGATCGATAAGCACGGTTTCGATCCCAAGGTGCTCGCGGAACTGAGGGGCATCGGCTTCTTCGGAGGTGTAAATCCAGTTCGGCTCAATCCCCTTCTCTTCCATAAACGCTTTGATACCATTGCTCCAGACGTCCCAGCCGTGCGGATACGGTTCCATGCCCTCTTCGTTAAAGGCGTGAATGCGGATGTTTTTCTGATACTTGAAGGTTTGCAGCAACCAGCGCAAACGGTCAGACACCGTCGGCTGCTGCGACATCGCGCTGTCTTCAAACAGCGCCCGATCGCGCTTTTCGTCGTAGCCCATGATCACATGCAGCTCGTCGACCTGGCTTCCGGCGCGCTGAAGCAGGTAGATATGACCGGTGTGCAGCGGATAGAATTTGCCGAACACGACGCCGACACTTTTCTGCTGACGTGGAAACTCCAGCCCCAGAAAACGGTGCAGCGCTTCCAGTTTCTGCGCGCTCGGACTTTTGATTTTGGCGTTCAGAAGCTGGCTAAGGTAGCCCTTGGTCATCCCGCTGGCGTCCGCCACCTGCTGCAGCGTGCAGCCTTTCTGGCGAATCGCGGTTTTAATGTAATCGAATGATGACAAAGGAGCCTCCTGCTGATGATCTCTCCCGGATTAGCCGGGCACATGTAAAAATCCCCTTTGGATTTCGGGTGGCAGGAAGGCGGCAAGCAAACGTAGCCCACACACCTGCCGCCGGAAAGACGACGGGGATTTTATTATAAGTCGTCAAAGACGTTTAGCGCATCGGAAAGCTTCTTCACACCAAAGACCTTCATCCCTTCCGGTACTTTTTTCGGCACGTTGGCGGCGGGCACAATCGCCCGACGGAAGCCGTGTTTGGCTGCCTCGGAGATACGCTCCTGGCCGCTCGGCACCGGGCGAATCTCACCCGAAAGCCCAACTTCGCCAAATACCACCAAATCCTGCGGCAGCGGTCTGTCGCGCAGGCTGGAGACCATCGCCATCAGCAGCGCCAGGTCGGCACTGGTTTCGGTGACTTTAACGCCCCCGACCACATTGACGAACACGTCCTGATCGAACATCTGCAAGCCGCCGTGGCGATGCAGCACCGCCAGCAGAATCGAAAGTCGGTTCTGCTCCAGACCGACCGCGACACGGCGCGGGTTGCCCATCATTGACTGATCGACCAGCGCCTGAATTTCTACCAGCAGCGGGCGCGTGCCTTCCCAGACCACCATCACCGAGCTGCCGGACGTCACTTCATCTCCACGGCTCAAGAAAATGGCCGACGGGTTGCTGACTTCGCGCAGCCCTTGCTCGGTCATGGCGAACACGCCGAGTTCGTTCACCGCGCCGAAGCGGTTTTTATGGCTGCGCAGCGTGCGGAAACGGGAATCGGCATCGCCGTCCAGCAGTACGGAACAGTCGATGCAGTGCTCCAGCACTTTTGGACCGGCCAGCGAGCCATCTTTCGTGACATGGCCGACCATGATGATCGCCACGCCGCGGGTTTTGGCAAAGCGTG
This DNA window, taken from Scandinavium goeteborgense, encodes the following:
- the radA gene encoding DNA repair protein RadA, whose translation is MAKAPKRAFVCNECGADYPRWQGQCSACHAWNTITEMRIAASPTVARNERLSGYAGASGVSKVQKLSEISLEELPRFSTGFKEFDRVLGGGVVPGSAILIGGNPGAGKSTLLLQTLCLLSENMKTLYVTGEESLQQVAMRAHRLGLPASNLNMLSETSIEQICQIAEEEKPKLMVIDSIQVMHMADVQSSPGSVAQVRESAAYLTRFAKTRGVAIIMVGHVTKDGSLAGPKVLEHCIDCSVLLDGDADSRFRTLRSHKNRFGAVNELGVFAMTEQGLREVSNPSAIFLSRGDEVTSGSSVMVVWEGTRPLLVEIQALVDQSMMGNPRRVAVGLEQNRLSILLAVLHRHGGLQMFDQDVFVNVVGGVKVTETSADLALLMAMVSSLRDRPLPQDLVVFGEVGLSGEIRPVPSGQERISEAAKHGFRRAIVPAANVPKKVPEGMKVFGVKKLSDALNVFDDL
- the nadR gene encoding multifunctional transcriptional regulator/nicotinamide-nucleotide adenylyltransferase/ribosylnicotinamide kinase NadR produces the protein MSSFDYIKTAIRQKGCTLQQVADASGMTKGYLSQLLNAKIKSPSAQKLEALHRFLGLEFPRQQKSVGVVFGKFYPLHTGHIYLLQRAGSQVDELHVIMGYDEKRDRALFEDSAMSQQPTVSDRLRWLLQTFKYQKNIRIHAFNEEGMEPYPHGWDVWSNGIKAFMEEKGIEPNWIYTSEEADAPQFREHLGIETVLIDPQRTFMNISGAQIRENPSRYWEYIPTEVKPFFVRTVAILGGESSGKSMMVNKLANIFNTTSAWEYGRDYVFSHLGGDEMALQYSDYDKIALGHAQYIDFAVKYANKVAFIDTDFVTTQAFCKKYEGREHPFVQALIDEYRFDLVIVLENNTPWVADGLRSLGSSVDRKEFQTMLVDMLKENNIEYVHVEESDYDARFLRCVELVKQMMGEQG